The nucleotide sequence CTAAAAAGACGACCTTCCGCTGCTTTTTCATTGACGGGACGAGCAGGCCGATAAACATCGCATACAGCGCAACAGACATACTTTCCTGCAGGGTTTCCGGAAGATTTGCGCCAATCAGATGACCGACACCGGAAAAAACAACCCAGCTTGAATATGAAATAAAAATAAGTCCGAACATATATCCAGCAGATACCGTTCCCTCTTTAACCGAAGCTACGGAAAAGGTTTCATCTGTGATACCGAAAGAATAGAGCGCCTTTTTCCAAAGACTGTCCCCCTCCACCTTTTCATTCAGGGAGGCTGACATTAAAAAATGCCGGATGTTCACAATGAACGTCGTAAACACAATTTCAAAAGTGCCCGTGCCTGCCGCAAGCAGGCTGAGCGATATGTATTGGGCAGCACCTGCAAACACAAAAATGCTCATCATCACCGTTTCAGAAAGGGTCAGTCCTGTTTCCCCCGCAAGCAGCCCGAATGTCAGCGCCACCGGCATATACCCGACCGCAATGCTGAGCCCCGCTGTCATCCCCTCTGAAAAGTGCGTCTGTTTTCTGATAAACGCTGTTTCTGCCATTGTGTTTCCTCCTCTCTCCCTATGAATAATAGATAAGCAGAAAGCATCTTGAAACTGCTTCTGTCTTATTTTCGTAAACGTGCTCCCGGTTAGCAGTAAATTTGATTGAATCTCCTTTTCCCAGTTCATAGTGATCGTCACCGATTGAGACAAAAAGTTCACCTTCACTGACAAACAAGTACTCTTCCACTCCGCTCAAATGCTGCTGCGAAACATGTCTGCAGCCCGGAAGAAGCTCAAGCAAAAATACTTCAAACTTCTTCTGCTGATCATAAGGAAAATAAGGATACACACGATATTTCTCGTTTACATCCTGCAAAGCGGTCTTTTCCTCTTTGCGGACAATAGAGATTCCGGCGTTTTCTTCTTCAACGAGAGATGAAAAAGAGACTCCAAGACCATTTGCAATTTTCCACAGGGTGTTGACGGTCGGACTTGACTGCCCTTTTTCAATTTGGGCAAGCATCCCCTTGCTCACACCTGTGACGGCTGAAAGCTGATCAAGACTGTACTGGCGCATTTTCCGGATGCTTTTTAAGTTGTAGCCAATCTGCTCCTGCAAGGATTTCATATCTGTCTCCTTTCGTTAATGTTTTTTATAGTATACATTTGTATAATATTTTGAACAATAGGAAATATTCAGACACAAGAACAAAAGCGCAAGCGCCTTGGTCAGATCCGATAGGCAGATAAGAATCCGTCGGAAAAGTCCGGGTTTGACTTTTTTGACGGATTTGTTCTGACTGAGGATTTAGGCGCTTACGCTTGCCGATGATAACTTTGTTATGTTATCCACAGCCCTATTATTCTTTATTATTTGCTGAACAAGAAAAAGCAGCCGGCCGGCTGCTTTTTCTTACTTTCCTTTGAAAACGGGTTTTCTTTTTTCACTGAAGGCTGCTAATGCCTCCAGACGGTCCTCCGTTGGAATAGTCACTTCATATGCTTTGCGTTCAATATGAAGGCCTGTCTGAAGATCTGCATTCATTCCCTGTTTGACGGCAAACTTTGCCTGCTGCAGGGCAATTGGCGCATTTTTAAGAATTTCCTCTGCGAGCTCCTTAGCAGCTTCGAGCGCATTCGGAGCTGTTTTTAAGGCAAGTCCATAGGCTGCTGCCTGCTCGGAAGTGATTTTCCTCGCAGTCAAAATCAGCTCCAGCGCCTTCGCCTCCCCAATAATTCTCGGAAGACGCTGCGTTCCTCCTGCACCCGGAATAATTCCGAGTCCAGTCTCTGTGAGGCCCACTGACGTTCGCTCAGCAATGATTCTGAAATCGCATGAAAGAGCAAGCTCCATGCCGCCCCCGAATGCATAGCCGTTAATGGCGGCAATGGTTGGCTGAGGAAGTGAATCAATTTTCGTGAAAACTTCACCTATTTTAAAGAGGTTCCGTTTCACCTGCTGGTCAGTCAGCATTTTTCGTTCCTTTAAATCAGCTCCGGCACAAAAGGCTTTATCTCCTGATCCTGTAAAAATAACGGCCCTTACTTCTTCGTTTGTCCGGATATCCTCTACTGCCTCCTCAAGCTGAAGAAGCGTTTCGTAGTTGAAACAGTTGAACACTTCCGGTCTGTTCAGCGTGACGACCGCAAGATTCTTTTCTACCGTATATAGAATAGTTGTCAAAACAGACTTCCCCCCGGCTATTTTTGAAGAACTTGATCCTTAAGCGCTCTGCGCAGGATTTTTCCAGTCGTATTCTTTGGAAGCTCCTCCAGGAATTCAATGGAGCCAGGGACTTTATACTTCGCCAGATGCTCACGGCAGTGCGCTTTCAGGCCTTCTTCTGTCAGCGATTTGTCTTTTACAACAACAAAGCATTTCACCGCTTCTCCCTGATTCGGGTCAGGCACGCCGACAACCGCAGCTTCCACTACACCCGGGTGGCTGTAGAGAACTTCCTCAACTTCACGGGGATAAACATTATAGCCGCCGACGATGACCATATCTTTTTTACGGTCAACAATTGTAAAATAGCCTTCTTCATCCATTGTGGCAAGGTCGCCTGTATAAAGCCAGCCATTGCGGATTGTATGGGCTGTTTCCTCAGGCATGTTATAGTAGCCCTTCATGACATTCGGGCCCTTGACGATCAGTTCTCCAACCTGTCCTGGAGGCACTTCCTCTCCAAGCTCATTCACCACTTTATTTTCAACGTTTAAAATGTTTGTCCCGATGGATCCTGCCTTTCTCGGACGGTCCAGCGGATTAAAGCAGGTGACAGGAGAAGCTTCCGATAAACCATAGCCTTCCGACACAACCACATTAAATTTCTGTTCAAAGCCTTTTAAAAGAGCAACCGGCATCGAAGCTCCGCCGGAAATGCACAATCTGAGCGTCCGAAGATCCTCTTTGT is from Bacillus sp. FSL H8-0547 and encodes:
- a CDS encoding AzlC family ABC transporter permease — protein: MAETAFIRKQTHFSEGMTAGLSIAVGYMPVALTFGLLAGETGLTLSETVMMSIFVFAGAAQYISLSLLAAGTGTFEIVFTTFIVNIRHFLMSASLNEKVEGDSLWKKALYSFGITDETFSVASVKEGTVSAGYMFGLIFISYSSWVVFSGVGHLIGANLPETLQESMSVALYAMFIGLLVPSMKKQRKVVFLAGAAAVFNSVFYLTGSLSTGWSIVLSTLLSAVLVELAYSKGAKRHDE
- a CDS encoding XRE family transcriptional regulator, which encodes MKSLQEQIGYNLKSIRKMRQYSLDQLSAVTGVSKGMLAQIEKGQSSPTVNTLWKIANGLGVSFSSLVEEENAGISIVRKEEKTALQDVNEKYRVYPYFPYDQQKKFEVFLLELLPGCRHVSQQHLSGVEEYLFVSEGELFVSIGDDHYELGKGDSIKFTANREHVYENKTEAVSRCFLLIYYS
- a CDS encoding enoyl-CoA hydratase-related protein — its product is MTTILYTVEKNLAVVTLNRPEVFNCFNYETLLQLEEAVEDIRTNEEVRAVIFTGSGDKAFCAGADLKERKMLTDQQVKRNLFKIGEVFTKIDSLPQPTIAAINGYAFGGGMELALSCDFRIIAERTSVGLTETGLGIIPGAGGTQRLPRIIGEAKALELILTARKITSEQAAAYGLALKTAPNALEAAKELAEEILKNAPIALQQAKFAVKQGMNADLQTGLHIERKAYEVTIPTEDRLEALAAFSEKRKPVFKGK